From one Tachysurus vachellii isolate PV-2020 chromosome 23, HZAU_Pvac_v1, whole genome shotgun sequence genomic stretch:
- the irx5a gene encoding Iroquois homeobox protein 5a isoform X1, translating to MAYPQGYLYQPSASLALYSCPAYSTSVISGPRTEELGRSSSGSAFAPYAGSTAFSSASAAYSSHLPYGADAAAAAATFTSYVSSPYDHTSGMAGSIGYHPYAAPLGSYPYGDPAYRKNATRDATATLKAWLNEHRKNPYPTKGEKIMLAIITKMTLTQVSTWFANARRRLKKENKMTWTPRNRSEDEEEDENIDLEKNDDDEPNKPIDKGDSTDTETDSKILHVGEAPCDRFQDDHHGKDSDPLLSDSDLKETDERADALVNPSKATTSSPSLVQRAHELNVHDRPPEVAHGASVVNHSNATSVIHSPPSAPKPKLWSLAEIATSSDRCRGGGGGDAGGTAQSALPAASAASPSRTSTQCALPSGAVLSRPLYYTSPFYAGYTNYGSFGHLHGSHGSVTSSAATHFNGISPSVLNRAEALARESKARSQAQVDLCKDSPYELKKGTSEGPCYEGRDGEKERERERERERERH from the exons ATGGCGTACCCTCAGGGCTACTTGTATCAACCGTCCGCCTCTTTGGCGCTCTACTCGTGCCCAGCGTACAGCACGAGTGTAATCTCGGGCCCGCGCACCGAAGAGCTCGGTAGATCGTCTTCAGGCTCGGCATTTGCACCCTACGCCGGATCCACGGCGTTCAGCAGCGCCTCAGCTGCCTACAGCTCGCATCTGCCATACGGAGCGGACGCCGCAGCCGCCGCCGCCACTTTCACCTCTTACGTG AGTTCCCCCTATGATCACACGTCAGGCATGGCTGGATCTATCGGTTATCACCCGTACGCAGCACCACTGGGTTCATACCCGTACGGTGACCCTGCGTACCGTAAGAACGCGACCCGGGACGCCACCGCGACTCTGAAGGCCTGGCTCAACGAGCACCGCAAGAACCCGTATCCCACCAAGGGCGAAAAGATCATGCTGGCCATCATTACCAAGATGACCCTTACCCAGGTGTCCACCTGGTTCGCCAACGCTCGGAGGAGACTGAAGAAGGAGAACAAGATGACCTGGACGCCGCGCAACAGGAGcgaggacgaggaggaggacgagAACATCGACCTGGAGAAAAATGACGACGACGAGCCTAACAAGCCTATTGACAAGGGAGACTCGACAGACACGGAGACAG ATTCCAAAATCTTGCACGTGGGCGAGGCGCCGTGCGACAGATTTCAAGATGACCACCACGGCAAAGACTCGGACCCTTTGCTCAGCGACTCGGACTTGAAGGAGACTGACGAGCGCGCGGACGCACTCGTGAACCCTTCAAAAGCCACCACGTCGTCGCCGTCGCTTGTGCAGCGGGCCCACGAGCTTAACGTGCACGACAGGCCGCCGGAAGTTGCACACGGTGCCTCCGTAGTCAATCACAGCAACGCTACGTCCGTTATCCATTCTCCCCCGTCTGCGCCCAAACCTAAACTGTGGTCTCTGGCGGAAATAGCCACGTCCTCAGACAGgtgcagaggaggaggaggcggcGACGCAGGGGGCACAGCCCAGAGCGCTCTACCGGCAGCCAGCGCCGCGTCTCCGAGCCGGACCTCGACGCAGTGCGCGCTCCCGAGTGGCGCCGTGCTCTCCCGGCCTCTCTACTACACGTCGCCGTTTTACGCGGGCTACACGAACTACGGCTCTTTTGGCCACCTGCACGGCAGCCACGGCTCCGTCACGAGCTCGGCAGCGACGCACTTCAACGGAATAAGTCCGAGCGTTTTAAACCGAGCAGAAGCTCTTGCCCGAGAAAGCAAAGCAAGGAGCCAAGCGCAGGTAGACCTGTGTAAAGACTCCCCTTATGAACTCAAGAAAG GGACTTCAGAGGGTCCATGCTATGaagggagggatggagagaaggagagagagagagagagagagagagagagagagaggcactgA
- the irx5a gene encoding Iroquois homeobox protein 5a isoform X2 produces MAYPQGYLYQPSASLALYSCPAYSTSVISGPRTEELGRSSSGSAFAPYAGSTAFSSASAAYSSHLPYGADAAAAAATFTSYVSSPYDHTSGMAGSIGYHPYAAPLGSYPYGDPAYRKNATRDATATLKAWLNEHRKNPYPTKGEKIMLAIITKMTLTQVSTWFANARRRLKKENKMTWTPRNRSEDEEEDENIDLEKNDDDEPNKPIDKGDSTDTETDSKILHVGEAPCDRFQDDHHGKDSDPLLSDSDLKETDERADALVNPSKATTSSPSLVQRAHELNVHDRPPEVAHGASVVNHSNATSVIHSPPSAPKPKLWSLAEIATSSDRCRGGGGGDAGGTAQSALPAASAASPSRTSTQCALPSGAVLSRPLYYTSPFYAGYTNYGSFGHLHGSHGSVTSSAATHFNGISPSVLNRAEALARESKARSQAQVDLCKDSPYELKKGMSNI; encoded by the exons ATGGCGTACCCTCAGGGCTACTTGTATCAACCGTCCGCCTCTTTGGCGCTCTACTCGTGCCCAGCGTACAGCACGAGTGTAATCTCGGGCCCGCGCACCGAAGAGCTCGGTAGATCGTCTTCAGGCTCGGCATTTGCACCCTACGCCGGATCCACGGCGTTCAGCAGCGCCTCAGCTGCCTACAGCTCGCATCTGCCATACGGAGCGGACGCCGCAGCCGCCGCCGCCACTTTCACCTCTTACGTG AGTTCCCCCTATGATCACACGTCAGGCATGGCTGGATCTATCGGTTATCACCCGTACGCAGCACCACTGGGTTCATACCCGTACGGTGACCCTGCGTACCGTAAGAACGCGACCCGGGACGCCACCGCGACTCTGAAGGCCTGGCTCAACGAGCACCGCAAGAACCCGTATCCCACCAAGGGCGAAAAGATCATGCTGGCCATCATTACCAAGATGACCCTTACCCAGGTGTCCACCTGGTTCGCCAACGCTCGGAGGAGACTGAAGAAGGAGAACAAGATGACCTGGACGCCGCGCAACAGGAGcgaggacgaggaggaggacgagAACATCGACCTGGAGAAAAATGACGACGACGAGCCTAACAAGCCTATTGACAAGGGAGACTCGACAGACACGGAGACAG ATTCCAAAATCTTGCACGTGGGCGAGGCGCCGTGCGACAGATTTCAAGATGACCACCACGGCAAAGACTCGGACCCTTTGCTCAGCGACTCGGACTTGAAGGAGACTGACGAGCGCGCGGACGCACTCGTGAACCCTTCAAAAGCCACCACGTCGTCGCCGTCGCTTGTGCAGCGGGCCCACGAGCTTAACGTGCACGACAGGCCGCCGGAAGTTGCACACGGTGCCTCCGTAGTCAATCACAGCAACGCTACGTCCGTTATCCATTCTCCCCCGTCTGCGCCCAAACCTAAACTGTGGTCTCTGGCGGAAATAGCCACGTCCTCAGACAGgtgcagaggaggaggaggcggcGACGCAGGGGGCACAGCCCAGAGCGCTCTACCGGCAGCCAGCGCCGCGTCTCCGAGCCGGACCTCGACGCAGTGCGCGCTCCCGAGTGGCGCCGTGCTCTCCCGGCCTCTCTACTACACGTCGCCGTTTTACGCGGGCTACACGAACTACGGCTCTTTTGGCCACCTGCACGGCAGCCACGGCTCCGTCACGAGCTCGGCAGCGACGCACTTCAACGGAATAAGTCCGAGCGTTTTAAACCGAGCAGAAGCTCTTGCCCGAGAAAGCAAAGCAAGGAGCCAAGCGCAGGTAGACCTGTGTAAAGACTCCCCTTATGAACTCAAGAAAGGTATGTCCAACATTTAA